The proteins below are encoded in one region of Ammospiza caudacuta isolate bAmmCau1 chromosome 33, bAmmCau1.pri, whole genome shotgun sequence:
- the LOC131570283 gene encoding class II histocompatibility antigen, B-L beta chain-like: MGRGAAAGALLVPLVVLGAPPAAGAELSGVFQRMTNSECYFINATEKVRYVQRSIYNRDQFIMFDSDVGHFVGLTPYGEKLAKRWNSNAVFMEDRRTAVDWFCRCWYKNFTPFIRERRVPPSVSISLVPPSSSQPGPSRLLCSVMDFYPAAIQVRWFQGQQELSEHVVATDVVPNGDWTYQLLVLLETPPRRGLSYSCQVEHVSLEQPLRRHWEMPPPPPAARC; this comes from the exons atGGGGCGAGGGGCGGCAGCTGGGGCCCTGTTGGTGCcactggtggtgctgggagcccCCCCGGCTGCGGGCGCGGAGCTCTCGG GGGTGTTCCAAAGGATGACAAACTCCGAGTGTTACTTCATTAACGCCACGGAGAAGGTGAGGTACGTCCAGAGATCCATCTACAACCGGGATCAGTTCATAATGTTCGACAGCGACGTGGGGCACTTTGTGGGGCTCACCCCCTATGGGGAGAAGTTGGCCAAGCGCTGGAACAGCAACGCGGTATTCATGGAGGACAGACGGACTGCGGTGGACTGGTTCTGCCGGTGCTGGTACAAGAATTTTACCCCGTTCATCAGGGAGCGCCGAG tgccccccagcgTGTCCATCTCGCTGGTGCCCCCCTCGagctcccagcccggccccagCCGCCTGCTCTGCTCCGTGATGGATTTCTaccctgctgccatccaggtGAGGTGgttccagggccagcaggagctctcGGAGCACGTGGTGGCCACCGACGTGGTCCCCAACGGGGACTGGACCtaccagctgctggtgctgctggaaacGCCGCCCCGGCGCGGGCTCAGCTACAGCTGCCAGGTGGAGCAcgtcagcctggagcagcccctgaggcGGCACTGGG AgatgccgccgccgccgcccgcagcAAGATGCTGA